Proteins encoded in a region of the Vitis riparia cultivar Riparia Gloire de Montpellier isolate 1030 chromosome 7, EGFV_Vit.rip_1.0, whole genome shotgun sequence genome:
- the LOC117919442 gene encoding pentatricopeptide repeat-containing protein At5g39350-like yields MVLNLLHWRSLSSSYLLKPTPPLFRFSFAFPFTNLSSFSNKQFIKNPSKHNSSNPKVTSFLRLFDLCRNIENLKPLGSVLIVRDLMRDEYVVAEFIISCFHLGAPELALSAFEAIEKPSVFLQNLMIRRLCDHGLFEDVLCVYLKCRVLGCPSDDFTFPFVIKACSALGAVWIAEGVHCIVLRTAFEENLVIQTALVDFYAKTGRMVKARLVLDKISQPDLVTWNALISGYSLNGFDKEVFEVLRQIREMGLKPNVSTFASIIPLCTRMKCLDIGKSIHGFVVKSGFSSDEFLTPALISMYAAGGNLFIARDLFDSAAEKNVVIWNSMISAYAQNQKSSEAFKMFQQMLQVNMQPNVVTFVSIIPCCENSANFWYGKSLHAHVMKYRLDSQLSVATALLSMYAKLGDLNSAEFIFYQMPRRNLLSWNSMISGYGHNCLWEASMDAFCDMQFEGFDPDAISIVSILSACSKLEAILLGKAAHAFSFRKGFDSNLNISNALLAFYSDCGKLSSSFKLFQKMPLRNAISWNTLISGCVHNGDTKKAVALLHKMQQEKMELDLVTLISIIPICRVAENLIQGMTLHGYAIKTGFACDVSLVNALISMYFNCGDINAGKFLFEVMPWRSIVSWNALITGYRFHYLQNEVMASFCQMIREGQKPNYVTLLNLLPSCRTLLQGKSIHASAVRTGVIVETPIITSLISMYARFENINSFIFLFEMGGKKDIALWNAIMSVYVQTKNAKESVTFFCELLHARVEPDYITFLSLISACVQLSSLNLSNSVMAHVIQKGFGKHIVISNALIDLYARCGNISIARKIFEGLSSKDAVSWSTMINGYGLHGDSEAALALLSQMRLSGMKPDGITYASVLSACSHGGFIDQGWMIFNSMVEEGVPPRMEHYACMVDLLGRTGQLNEAYDFVEKLPCKPSVSLLESLLGACIIHGNVKLGEKISSLLFELDPKNSGSYVMLYNIYAAAGRWMDANRVRSDMEERQWRKIPGFSLVEGNRYPVE; encoded by the coding sequence ATGGTTTTGAATCTTCTTCATTGGCGTTCTCTCTCCTCTTCCTATCTTTTAAAACCGACGCCACCCCTCTTCCGTTTCAGCTTCGCTTTTCCATTTACAAATCTCTCATCTTTCTCAAACAAACAGTTCATAAAGAACCCTTCGAAGCACAATTCATCCAATCCGAAAGTTACCAGCTTTCTTCGTTTGTTCGACCTCTGTCGAAACATCGAGAATTTGAAGCCTCTCGGGTCTGTTCTCATTGTGCGCGATCTAATGAGAGATGAATATGTGGTTGCAGAATTTATTATTTCGTGTTTTCATCTCGGTGCGCCAGAATTGGCTCTCTCTGCTTTTGAAGCGATCGAAAAGCCGAGTGTGTTTCTGCAGAATCTGATGATAAGGCGTCTTTGTGATCATGGGTTGTTCGAGGATGTCTTGTGTGTTTACTTGAAGTGTCGGGTTCTGGGTTGCCCATCTGATGATTTCACATTTCCTTTTGTCATCAAGGCGTGCTCGGCTCTGGGGGCTGTTTGGATTGCGGAAGGGGTTCATTGTATTGTTTTGAGAACTGCGTTTGAAGAAAATCTTGTTATACAGACTGCTTTAGTTGATTTTTATGCAAAAACTGGTCGTATGGTGAAGGCACGCTTGGTGCTTGATAAGATTTCTCAACCAGACTTGGTGACCTGGAATGCTTTAATATCCGGTTATTCTTTGAATGGGTTTGATAAAGAGGTCTTTGAGGTTTTGAGGCAGATTCGTGAGATGGGTTTGAAACCCAATGTGAGCACTTTTGCCAGCATAATTCCGTTGTGTACTCGAATGAAATGTCTTGATATTGGGAAGTCTATCCATGGCTTTGTTGTAAAATCTGGATTTTCTTCAGATGAATTTTTGACACCTGCTTTAATTTCAATGTATGCTGCTGGTGGGAATTTGTTTATTGCTAGAGACTTGTTTGATTCTGCAGCAGAAAAGAATGTTGTTATCTGGAACTCTATGATCTCTGCCTATGCTCAGAACCAGAAGTCTAGTGAAGCCTTTAAAATGTTCCAGCAAATGCTCCAAGTCAATATGCAGCCAAATGTGGTCACTTTTGTGTCGATTATTCCCTGTTGTGAGAACTCTGCTAACTTTTGGTATGGTAAATCCCTTCATGCTCATGTAATGAAATACAGGTTAGATAGTCAACTCTCGGTGGCAACAGCTCTTCTTTCCATGTATGCCAAGCTTGGAGACCTGAATTCTGCtgagtttattttttatcaaatgccAAGGAGAAACCTCCTATCGTGGAATTCAATGATTTCTGGGTATGGGCATAATTGTCTATGGGAAGCAAGTATGGATGCATTTTGTGACATGCAGTTTGAAGGGTTTGATCCAGATGCAATTTCCATTGTTAGTATTCTTTCTGCTTGCTCCAAACTAGAGGCCATTCTTCTGGGTAAGGCTGCTCATGCATTTAGCTTTAGGAAGGGATTTGATTCAAATCTTAATATCTCAAATGCTTTATTGGCATTCTATTCTGATTGTGGTAAGCTCTCCTCTTCTTTTAAGCTTTTCCAAAAAATGCCTTTAAGAAATGCCATTTCATGGAATACTTTGATATCTGGGTGTGTACATAATGGAGACACAAAAAAGGCAGTTGCCCTTCTTCACAAGATGCAGCAAGAGAAAATGGAGCTGGATCTAGTTACCCTAATAAGCATCATCCCTATTTGCAGAGTGGcagaaaatttgatacaaggAATGACTCTTCATGGCTATGCTATTAAAACTGGGTTTGCCTGTGACGTTTCTTTGGTGAATGCACTTATCAGCATGTATTTCAACTGTGGAGATATTAATGCAGGAAAGTTTCTTTTTGAAGTTATGCCTTGGAGGAGCATAGTTTCCTGGAATGCTCTTATAACTGGCTACCGATTTCACTACTTACAAAATGAGGTCATGGCCTCATTTTGTCAAATGATAAGGGAAGGTCAGAAGCCAAATTATGTGACATTGCTAAATTTGCTGCCTTCATGCCGCACCTTGTTGCAAGGTAAATCTATTCATGCTTCTGCAGTTAGGACAGGAGTTATAGTAGAGACTCCCATTATTACGTCACTTATATCCATGTATGctagatttgaaaatataaattcatttatctTTCTGTTTGAAATGGGGGGAAAGAAAGATATTGCTTTGTGGAATGCTATCATGTCTGTCTATGTCCAGACCAAAAATGCCAAAGAGTCAGTTACTTTCTTCTGTGAGTTGCTTCATGCGAGGGTAGAACCAGATTATATAACATTCTTGAGCTTGATCTCGGCTTGTGTCCAGCTATCTAGCCTCAACCTTTCAAACTCAGTAATGGCTCATGTGATACAAAAGGGATTTGGCAAACATATAGTCATCAGCAATGCCCTTATAGATTTGTATGCAAGATGTGGGAACATCTCAATTGCAAGGAAAATATTTGAGGGCTTGTCCTCAAAGGATGCTGTCTCTTGGAGTACTATGATTAACGGGTATGGATTACATGGGGATAGTGAAGCTGCCCTTGCTCTTCTGTCACAGATGAGACTTTCAGGGATGAAACCTGATGGCATTACTTATGCCAGTGTTTTATCAGCTTGCAGCCATGGGGGTTTCATTGATCAAGGGTGGATGATATTCAATTCTATGGTAGAAGAAGGGGTACCACCAAGAATGGAGCACTATGCTTGCATGGTGGACCTTCTTGGGAGAACAGGTCAGTTGAATGAGGCTTATGACTTTGTTGAGAAACTGCCCTGCAAACCTTCTGTAAGCCTGCTTGAATCTTTGTTGGGTGCTTGTATAATCCATGGGAATGTGAAACTTGGTGAGAAAATTAGTAGCTTGCTCTTTGAATTAGATCCAAAAAATTCAGGATCCTATGTCATGCTTTATAATATCTATGCAGCAGCTGGAAGGTGGATGGATGCCAATAGAGTGAGGTCTGATATGGAAGAGAGACAATGGAGAAAAATACCTGGTTTTAGTCTTGTTGAGGGAAATAGATATCCTGTTGAATAG